The Apibacter raozihei genome contains a region encoding:
- a CDS encoding TPM domain-containing protein — protein sequence MLFTPEDEKQIIEAIRLAETMSTGEIRVHLDQKLEGDPLAKAQEIFYKIGMDKTKDKNGILFYVSENRKQVAVIGDQNIHTYVKQAFWDQILNEIVSDFKNGFYKEGLTKAINKTGIKLKKYFPHNGKTIKNELPDEISR from the coding sequence ATGCTTTTTACTCCGGAAGATGAAAAACAAATAATCGAAGCCATTCGATTGGCTGAAACTATGTCGACCGGCGAAATACGGGTGCATTTAGATCAAAAACTTGAAGGAGATCCATTAGCTAAAGCCCAGGAGATTTTTTATAAAATTGGAATGGATAAAACGAAGGATAAAAACGGGATTTTATTTTATGTGTCCGAGAATAGGAAGCAAGTTGCTGTGATAGGAGATCAAAATATACATACTTACGTTAAACAGGCTTTTTGGGATCAGATTTTAAATGAAATTGTATCAGATTTTAAAAATGGATTTTATAAAGAAGGTCTGACTAAAGCTATTAATAAAACCGGAATTAAACTGAAAAAATATTTTCCACATAATGGAAAAACAATTAAAAACGAACTTCCTGATGAAATTTCACGATAA
- a CDS encoding TPM domain-containing protein → MEKQLKTNFLMKFHDKIKLLLLTFSIFLGTFVSAQSEFEIPDAPSKIYPVNDYANVLSEQQKDFINKKLITYSDSTSTEILVCTVKTINGDDINFVGARWGEKWKIGQKKSNNGIVLLIATDDHKLTIQNGRGTEDAMTDMMSGIIINQYMVPYLKENNFYEAINSGTDQIINVLQGKFKAKKSAENEDDFSGLMVAIIVFVVIMFIVFISSGGNNGGGTYYDRNGKRRKNDDDFWGGIGGGFLGGGFGSSRGGSSGGGFGGFGGGGSFGGGGSSGSW, encoded by the coding sequence ATGGAAAAACAATTAAAAACGAACTTCCTGATGAAATTTCACGATAAAATTAAGTTACTTTTATTAACTTTTTCTATTTTCTTAGGAACTTTTGTTTCTGCGCAGAGTGAATTTGAAATTCCAGATGCCCCTTCTAAAATTTATCCGGTTAATGATTATGCCAATGTTTTATCAGAACAGCAAAAAGATTTTATTAATAAGAAATTAATAACCTACAGTGATTCTACATCTACAGAAATCTTAGTTTGCACAGTAAAGACTATAAATGGAGATGATATAAATTTTGTAGGAGCTAGATGGGGTGAAAAGTGGAAAATAGGCCAAAAAAAATCTAATAATGGTATTGTGCTATTAATCGCTACGGATGATCATAAACTCACCATTCAGAACGGGAGAGGAACGGAAGATGCTATGACAGATATGATGTCGGGTATTATTATTAATCAGTATATGGTTCCTTATCTGAAAGAAAACAATTTTTATGAGGCTATTAATTCCGGGACTGATCAGATTATAAATGTGTTACAAGGTAAATTTAAAGCTAAAAAAAGTGCTGAAAATGAAGATGATTTTTCTGGATTAATGGTAGCTATTATTGTATTTGTAGTAATTATGTTTATAGTTTTTATAAGTTCTGGAGGAAACAATGGAGGAGGAACCTACTACGATAGAAATGGGAAAAGACGTAAAAATGATGATGATTTTTGGGGTGGAATTGGTGGCGGATTCTTAGGTGGCGGATTTGGAAGTAGTCGTGGAGGAAGTTCCGGAGGCGGATTTGGCGGATTTGGTGGCGGAGGAAGCTTTGGCGGTGGTGGATCAAGTGGAAGTTGGTAA
- a CDS encoding PD-(D/E)XK nuclease family protein has protein sequence MSFIENVVTNLLDNQIDLSKTQIILPGKRPIIFFKRYFSEKGYKGFLPKFITIEDFVALYSDLVKIENIPLWFEAYTIQKQFINPEENLEDFLKWIPTLLKDFNDIDIFSKDPMKVLEHLTSIERLENWSEILDTGDKEKLFYKNIKFWENNVVLYKELKASLLNKGLGTQGMILHSAIQHLKNTKLSADQTFVFAGFNAITPNEEILIKHFVANYHTLLYWDSDEYYMKKNNQESGYFLRKFVQWNYYANREFLWTENNFSQKKNIHVVSTSQDVAQAKYAGKLLENLTEYELQKTALVLCDETILPSVMESLPENVKRVNITMGYSLKNSILASFFKQIFQLHIFREKNKAKGYYYKDVLSILNHPLLENNSDVYELCEEINTYNLVFISNSLLYDKLSTWELFFIFTNFEHPIDLLQKLYDFCNEKFWAYSEQQAILKENFLKFKNVFSILISQLSQNFYIDNFTLLYSFYQHILTNEKIDFIGEPLEGLQLMGVLETRLLGFENIIMLGVNEGVIPAGRSDNSFIPFDVKKNYDIHTFLENDAIYAYHFYRLLQHANSIHLIYNNFTEGLNSGEKSRFISQLEFESPHTIHEITASYSGELESEKELTIEKTPALIKAIKNWLKNPVSPTHLTSYHYDPISFYLQKILELGEKSEIEEEISPLNYGNLIHHTLESLYSPLKSQYLEEKSLLILLDTYKDHLNEYIAKELNADLFDRGQNYLQKLLAEKTVEKIILRDLNDIRNGHSIFLNDIEKKLTSHVSIESLGKIQLKGFADRWDIFDGQDRIIDYKTSSVGSLNFKADQLSEIKNNKNFKFFIQLIFYAYIVLNEKSASTIQVGIWSFKKPFKGIELLNFDNNTIFTYPQACELFKEITSLIKEIADPNQPFVKKI, from the coding sequence ATGTCTTTTATTGAAAATGTAGTTACTAATTTACTGGATAATCAAATTGATTTATCCAAAACCCAAATTATATTACCAGGTAAACGACCTATTATATTTTTTAAAAGGTATTTTTCAGAAAAAGGGTATAAAGGATTCTTACCTAAATTTATAACTATTGAAGATTTTGTTGCCTTGTATAGTGATTTGGTAAAAATTGAAAATATACCTCTTTGGTTTGAAGCTTATACTATTCAAAAACAATTTATTAATCCTGAAGAAAATCTCGAAGACTTTTTGAAATGGATTCCTACACTTTTGAAAGATTTTAATGATATTGATATTTTTTCCAAGGATCCGATGAAAGTTTTAGAGCATCTTACTTCAATTGAAAGACTTGAAAATTGGAGTGAAATACTCGATACCGGCGATAAAGAAAAATTATTTTATAAAAACATCAAATTTTGGGAAAACAATGTTGTATTATATAAAGAATTAAAAGCATCCTTACTAAATAAAGGCTTAGGTACTCAGGGTATGATTTTACATTCTGCAATTCAACATCTGAAAAACACTAAATTATCTGCGGATCAAACTTTTGTATTTGCCGGATTCAATGCTATAACACCCAATGAAGAAATATTGATTAAACATTTTGTTGCTAATTATCATACGCTACTCTATTGGGACTCTGATGAGTATTATATGAAAAAAAATAATCAGGAGTCTGGTTATTTTTTAAGAAAATTTGTTCAATGGAATTATTATGCTAACAGAGAGTTCCTTTGGACTGAAAATAATTTCTCTCAAAAAAAAAATATACATGTAGTTAGCACTTCTCAAGATGTTGCCCAGGCAAAGTATGCCGGAAAACTTCTGGAAAACCTCACGGAATATGAATTACAAAAAACCGCTTTGGTTTTGTGCGATGAAACTATTCTTCCTTCTGTAATGGAAAGTTTACCTGAAAATGTAAAAAGGGTTAACATTACTATGGGATATTCACTTAAAAATTCAATTCTTGCCTCTTTTTTTAAACAGATATTTCAATTACATATATTCAGGGAAAAAAATAAAGCTAAAGGATATTATTACAAAGATGTTTTATCAATCCTTAACCATCCATTATTAGAAAATAATTCAGACGTATATGAGTTATGTGAAGAAATAAATACTTACAATCTGGTATTTATATCAAACTCTTTATTATATGATAAATTAAGCACATGGGAATTATTTTTTATCTTCACTAATTTTGAACATCCTATTGATTTACTTCAGAAATTATATGATTTTTGTAACGAAAAATTTTGGGCATATTCAGAACAGCAAGCTATATTAAAAGAAAATTTTCTGAAATTTAAAAATGTCTTTTCAATACTAATATCACAATTATCTCAAAATTTTTATATTGATAATTTTACTCTTTTATATTCTTTTTACCAGCATATTCTTACTAATGAAAAGATTGATTTTATAGGTGAACCTTTAGAGGGTCTTCAATTAATGGGTGTATTGGAAACTCGTCTGTTGGGATTTGAAAATATTATTATGCTTGGGGTAAATGAAGGTGTTATTCCAGCAGGAAGATCTGATAATTCTTTTATTCCATTTGATGTTAAAAAAAACTATGATATTCATACTTTTTTAGAAAACGATGCTATTTATGCCTATCATTTTTACCGCTTATTACAACATGCAAATTCAATTCATTTAATATATAATAATTTTACAGAAGGATTAAATTCAGGAGAAAAAAGCAGGTTTATCAGCCAATTAGAATTTGAATCTCCACACACTATTCACGAAATTACAGCATCTTATTCAGGGGAATTGGAAAGCGAAAAAGAACTTACTATTGAAAAAACTCCTGCACTGATCAAAGCAATTAAAAACTGGTTAAAAAACCCTGTTTCTCCAACTCATTTAACGAGTTATCATTATGATCCTATTAGTTTTTACTTGCAGAAAATTCTTGAATTGGGTGAAAAATCTGAAATTGAAGAGGAAATTTCGCCTTTGAATTATGGGAATTTGATTCACCATACTTTAGAATCTTTATATTCTCCTTTAAAAAGTCAATATTTAGAAGAAAAATCTTTATTAATTCTTCTAGACACATATAAAGATCATCTGAATGAGTATATAGCTAAAGAACTAAATGCTGATTTGTTTGATCGGGGACAAAATTATCTGCAAAAATTATTAGCTGAAAAAACTGTCGAAAAAATTATACTTCGAGATTTAAACGATATCCGAAACGGCCATAGTATATTTTTAAATGATATTGAAAAAAAACTGACCTCTCATGTATCAATTGAATCTTTAGGAAAAATTCAACTTAAAGGCTTTGCAGATCGCTGGGATATATTTGACGGACAAGACCGAATTATTGATTATAAAACTTCTTCTGTTGGATCACTTAATTTTAAAGCTGATCAATTATCTGAGATTAAGAATAACAAGAATTTTAAATTTTTTATTCAATTAATTTTTTATGCTTACATAGTTTTAAATGAAAAATCAGCTTCAACTATACAGGTAGGAATCTGGAGTTTTAAGAAACCATTTAAAGGAATTGAACTTTTAAATTTTGATAACAATACTATTTTTACCTATCCTCAGGCTTGTGAATTATTTAAAGAGATTACGTCTCTAATCAAAGAGATTGCAGATCCTAATCAGCCATTTGTAAAAAAAATTTAA
- the gyrA gene encoding DNA gyrase subunit A translates to MTGEGEKLIPINIEDEMKSSYIDYSMSVIVSRALPDVRDGLKPVHRRVLFGMYELGVSSNSAYKKSARIVGEVMGKYHPHGDSSVYDTMVRLAQEWSMRYQLVDGQGNYGSVDGDPPAAMRYTEARLKKISEEILSDIDKDTVDTQLNFDDTLEEPKVMPTRIPNLLINGASGIAVGMATNMAPHNISESIDAICAYIDDKEITIEGLMKHIKAPDFPTGGTIYGYEGVKSAFETGRGRIVLRGKANFEEVHGREAIIVTEIPYQVNKADMISRTAELIKEDKLQGISEIRDESDRKGMRIVYILKNDAIPNVVLNLLYKYTALQTSFSVNNIALVKGKPVQLNLKDIIHHFVDHRHDVVVRRTQYLLRKAEERAHILEGFMKVIASQDTLDLAIKIIRDSSNPSEAKSGLIEAFELSEIQAQAILDLRLARLTGMELNKIRDEYEAIMKEIEYLKSILNDEVLRYQIIKEELVEVKEKYGDERRTDIDFAGGEMSIEDIIPDEKVVLTISKMGYIKRTSLSEYRTQSRGGVGNRAASTRDEDFLEYVVSATAHQYMLFFTEKGKCFWLRVFEIPEGSKAAKGRPIQNLINIESDDKIKAYILTHDLKNEEYTNNTFLVMVTQKGTVKKTTLEAYSRPRSNGINAINVREGDTLVSASLTSGNDEIMIATKYGKAIRFPQEKLRSIGRNASGVRGITLGDETDEVIGMVIISEPESDTILVVSEQGYGKRTHADAYRITNRGGKGVITLNITDKTGNLIAIQKVTDENDLMIINKSGVAIRMSVEELRVMSRNTQGVRLINLKKNDEIAAITKIEKEEGVDEDENGEYIDEGNVNPSDVTEENSSIQDDANTEVTE, encoded by the coding sequence ATGACAGGAGAAGGGGAAAAATTAATTCCTATTAACATTGAAGATGAGATGAAATCATCTTATATAGATTATTCAATGTCTGTAATAGTTTCCAGAGCATTACCTGATGTAAGGGATGGATTAAAACCCGTACACAGAAGGGTTTTATTTGGAATGTATGAATTAGGTGTATCTTCAAACAGTGCCTACAAAAAATCTGCCAGAATTGTAGGGGAGGTAATGGGTAAATATCACCCGCACGGAGATTCCTCAGTGTACGATACCATGGTACGTTTAGCCCAGGAATGGTCTATGCGCTATCAGTTAGTAGACGGTCAGGGGAATTACGGTTCAGTAGACGGAGATCCACCTGCTGCAATGCGTTATACAGAAGCAAGATTAAAAAAGATTTCAGAAGAAATTCTTTCAGATATAGATAAAGATACGGTGGACACTCAACTTAATTTTGATGATACTTTAGAAGAACCTAAAGTAATGCCTACCCGTATACCCAATTTATTAATTAATGGAGCCTCAGGGATTGCTGTTGGTATGGCTACTAATATGGCACCGCACAATATTTCAGAATCCATTGATGCTATCTGTGCATACATTGATGATAAAGAAATAACCATTGAGGGACTGATGAAGCATATTAAGGCTCCTGATTTTCCTACCGGAGGTACTATTTACGGATATGAGGGAGTTAAATCTGCATTCGAAACCGGAAGGGGACGAATTGTTCTTAGAGGAAAAGCCAACTTTGAAGAAGTTCATGGCAGAGAAGCAATTATAGTGACAGAAATACCCTATCAGGTAAACAAAGCAGATATGATTTCTCGTACTGCCGAACTGATAAAAGAAGATAAACTACAGGGTATTTCAGAAATCAGGGATGAATCGGATAGAAAAGGAATGAGAATCGTTTATATCCTAAAAAACGATGCAATTCCTAATGTTGTTTTAAATCTTTTGTATAAATATACAGCACTTCAGACATCATTCAGCGTTAATAATATAGCCCTGGTTAAAGGGAAACCGGTACAGTTGAATTTAAAAGATATAATTCATCATTTTGTAGATCACAGGCATGATGTAGTTGTTAGGCGTACCCAGTATTTGTTAAGAAAAGCTGAAGAAAGAGCTCATATTCTCGAAGGATTTATGAAAGTAATCGCTTCGCAGGATACTTTGGATTTGGCAATCAAAATCATCAGAGACAGTTCTAACCCGTCGGAAGCTAAATCTGGTTTAATTGAAGCATTTGAACTTTCTGAAATTCAGGCTCAGGCCATTTTGGATCTTCGTCTGGCTCGATTAACCGGTATGGAGTTAAACAAAATCAGAGATGAATATGAGGCCATAATGAAAGAAATAGAGTACTTAAAAAGTATTCTTAACGATGAAGTGTTACGTTACCAGATAATCAAAGAAGAGCTGGTAGAGGTTAAAGAAAAATATGGAGATGAAAGACGTACGGATATAGATTTTGCCGGCGGAGAAATGAGCATAGAAGATATAATTCCAGATGAAAAAGTTGTACTTACAATTTCAAAAATGGGTTATATTAAAAGAACTTCTTTATCAGAATACAGAACCCAATCAAGAGGTGGAGTAGGTAATCGTGCGGCTTCAACCAGAGATGAAGACTTTTTGGAATACGTTGTTTCTGCGACTGCTCACCAGTACATGCTGTTTTTTACCGAAAAAGGAAAATGCTTTTGGCTAAGAGTTTTTGAAATACCCGAAGGTTCCAAAGCAGCCAAAGGAAGACCTATTCAGAATTTAATAAATATTGAATCGGACGATAAAATTAAAGCTTACATTTTAACTCACGATTTGAAAAACGAGGAGTATACCAATAATACTTTCTTAGTTATGGTTACTCAAAAAGGAACAGTAAAAAAGACAACTCTTGAGGCCTATTCCCGACCAAGATCGAACGGTATCAATGCGATTAATGTTCGTGAAGGAGATACATTAGTAAGCGCCAGTCTTACCTCAGGAAATGATGAGATAATGATTGCTACCAAATATGGAAAAGCAATTCGTTTTCCTCAGGAAAAATTAAGATCCATAGGAAGAAATGCATCAGGTGTAAGAGGAATAACCTTAGGCGACGAGACAGATGAAGTTATCGGAATGGTTATTATTTCAGAACCTGAAAGCGATACCATATTGGTAGTTTCAGAACAAGGTTACGGTAAAAGAACTCACGCAGATGCCTATCGAATCACCAATCGGGGAGGAAAAGGAGTTATAACCTTAAATATTACAGATAAAACAGGTAATCTGATTGCTATTCAAAAAGTAACTGATGAAAATGATTTAATGATAATAAATAAATCAGGAGTTGCTATACGTATGTCTGTGGAAGAACTCAGAGTAATGAGTAGAAATACACAGGGAGTCCGATTAATAAATTTAAAGAAAAACGACGAAATTGCTGCCATAACGAAAATTGAAAAAGAAGAAGGAGTAGACGAAGATGAAAACGGTGAATATATTGATGAAGGTAATGTTAATCCTTCAGATGTAACCGAAGAAAATTCTTCTATACAGGATGATGCAAACACAGAAGTAACAGAATAA
- a CDS encoding tetratricopeptide repeat protein has protein sequence MKKITISLLTLMALFSFGQDKEIKDAFNAFEGGNKSQAQTLIQQADPLVNTKISSIEPELYAKYLYVKGATYLDQGKTLEAAKVLAELSKYEKGPIYSLKNKNTKEKAFVLSKEQADKLVSEGFSGLKETKSGTDYLNKLLPVLEQKRQASVTKATDEYNSKDFEKSAEDFLESHYLTKAAGVDDDVYKYYAAVSYHAANNSAKALELYKELINEGYTGVRNTYSALNNKKERVTLSENDYNLLKKASSADYTDLKIESTPSVEADLYNYAVSLLTADKKYSEALSLAEKGLTKFPTDTNLSSQVGELYYQTGNTQKYVDRLKESVQKNPNDYVSLYNLGVIYSKDEKTYDLAKEYYNKAVSVKPDYTAAYFNLAALALEPDKEIVNKLNNLTTSKEDQQKYDALTVERKKMFFKALPFLEKAHELEPKDKAVYQALENAYKVLQKRDKLDQLRKENN, from the coding sequence ATGAAAAAAATTACAATATCATTACTTACTCTTATGGCTTTGTTCTCGTTTGGACAGGATAAAGAAATAAAAGATGCTTTTAATGCATTTGAAGGAGGTAACAAATCTCAGGCACAGACTCTTATTCAACAGGCTGACCCTTTAGTTAATACTAAAATTTCATCTATTGAACCAGAACTATATGCCAAATATCTTTATGTTAAAGGGGCTACTTATTTAGATCAAGGTAAAACGCTCGAAGCAGCAAAAGTTTTGGCAGAACTCTCTAAATATGAGAAGGGACCGATTTATTCCTTGAAAAATAAAAATACCAAAGAAAAAGCTTTTGTTTTATCTAAAGAACAAGCAGATAAATTAGTTTCTGAAGGATTTTCCGGTTTAAAAGAAACGAAATCAGGAACAGATTATTTAAATAAACTATTACCGGTATTAGAACAAAAAAGGCAAGCATCTGTAACCAAAGCAACGGATGAATATAATTCAAAAGATTTTGAAAAATCTGCTGAAGATTTTCTTGAGTCACATTATCTGACTAAAGCTGCGGGTGTAGATGATGATGTTTATAAATATTATGCTGCCGTTTCTTATCATGCTGCAAACAATAGTGCTAAAGCCTTGGAATTATATAAAGAGCTTATTAATGAAGGCTATACAGGTGTAAGAAATACTTATTCCGCTTTAAATAACAAAAAAGAAAGAGTAACATTATCCGAAAATGATTATAATTTACTGAAAAAAGCATCAAGTGCTGATTATACAGATTTAAAAATTGAATCTACTCCTTCTGTAGAGGCAGATTTGTATAATTATGCAGTTTCTTTACTTACAGCCGATAAAAAGTATTCAGAAGCCTTATCTTTAGCAGAAAAAGGACTGACTAAATTTCCTACAGATACCAATTTAAGTTCTCAGGTAGGAGAACTGTATTATCAGACCGGAAATACTCAGAAATATGTAGACAGGTTAAAAGAATCTGTGCAAAAAAATCCAAATGACTATGTTTCTTTATACAACTTAGGAGTTATATACAGTAAAGATGAAAAAACATATGATCTAGCAAAAGAATATTATAATAAAGCAGTTTCAGTTAAACCGGATTATACAGCAGCCTATTTCAATTTGGCAGCGTTAGCCCTTGAGCCGGATAAAGAGATTGTTAATAAATTAAATAATTTAACAACATCTAAGGAGGATCAACAGAAATACGATGCACTGACGGTTGAAAGAAAGAAAATGTTTTTTAAAGCTCTCCCTTTCCTGGAAAAAGCTCATGAACTGGAACCTAAAGACAAAGCAGTTTATCAGGCTTTAGAAAATGCTTATAAAGTTCTCCAGAAAAGAGATAAATTAGATCAGTTAAGAAAAGAAAATAATTAA
- a CDS encoding aminotransferase class V-fold PLP-dependent enzyme produces MNIDLKYIRSQFPILEQSVNGNKLVYLDNAATSQKPYSVINTEEDYYKTINSNVHRGIHTLSQLATVEMEETRKSVQTFINAKKDYEIIFTKGTTDGINLVANGIETLINEGDEIIISNLEHHSNIVPWQMLAERKGLILKIIPVNDHGDLLMHEYDNLLTEKTKIVAVNHISNALGVVNPVREIIDKAHQYGAIVLIDGAQAIPHMEIDVQELNTDFYVFSSHKMYGPTGVGILYGKENLLEQMRPYQGGGEMIKEVTFEKTTYAGLPFKFEAGTPNIAGNIVLKKAIEFMQNIGVENIRKHEEDILNYTTDQLKSIENLTVYASEANQRAGAVSFNFNIDNIHSSDVGFILDKQGIAVRTGHHCAQPIMKRFEISGTVRASFAIYTSYEDIDKLIEGLAKAQQMLQ; encoded by the coding sequence ATGAACATAGATTTAAAATATATACGAAGTCAGTTTCCTATTTTGGAACAGTCTGTAAATGGAAATAAACTGGTCTACCTTGATAATGCAGCAACATCACAAAAACCATATTCTGTTATTAATACTGAAGAAGATTATTACAAAACCATAAATTCCAATGTTCACCGTGGTATTCATACATTAAGTCAGCTTGCAACTGTAGAAATGGAAGAAACACGAAAATCGGTTCAAACCTTTATAAATGCAAAAAAAGATTACGAAATAATTTTTACTAAAGGTACTACTGATGGTATTAATTTAGTAGCCAATGGTATTGAAACTCTTATAAATGAAGGAGACGAAATAATTATTTCCAATTTAGAACACCACTCTAATATCGTACCATGGCAAATGCTAGCTGAGCGCAAAGGATTAATTTTAAAAATTATTCCTGTTAATGACCATGGCGATTTGCTAATGCATGAATATGATAATTTATTGACAGAAAAAACTAAGATTGTAGCTGTAAATCATATTTCTAATGCTCTGGGTGTAGTTAATCCTGTTAGAGAAATCATTGATAAAGCACACCAGTATGGTGCGATTGTCCTTATTGACGGTGCACAGGCAATTCCTCATATGGAAATAGATGTTCAGGAATTAAACACTGATTTTTATGTGTTTTCTTCTCATAAAATGTATGGCCCAACCGGCGTTGGTATCTTATACGGAAAAGAAAACCTGCTTGAGCAAATGAGACCTTACCAAGGAGGGGGAGAAATGATTAAAGAAGTCACTTTTGAAAAAACTACTTACGCTGGTCTTCCTTTTAAATTTGAAGCAGGAACTCCTAATATTGCCGGCAATATAGTTTTGAAAAAAGCAATTGAATTTATGCAGAATATAGGAGTTGAAAATATCAGAAAGCATGAAGAAGATATATTGAACTATACAACAGATCAATTGAAATCTATAGAAAATCTTACTGTGTATGCCTCAGAAGCAAATCAAAGAGCAGGTGCAGTCTCTTTCAATTTTAATATAGACAACATTCATTCTTCTGATGTTGGTTTTATTCTTGATAAGCAAGGTATAGCTGTCAGAACAGGTCATCACTGTGCCCAGCCGATAATGAAACGCTTCGAAATATCAGGTACTGTGCGGGCATCTTTCGCTATATATACTTCTTATGAAGACATAGATAAACTTATTGAAGGATTGGCTAAAGCGCAACAAATGTTACAGTAA
- a CDS encoding LemA family protein: MKKGCIIGGGIFLVLAVIGIALVGYWISMSNRIVELDNDSKQKWGSVESAYQRRADLIPSLVATVNKATNYERETLTSVVEARAKATSVQIDPSNLTPEKLAEFQQAQAGVGSALSRLLVSIERYPDLKANQSILSFQNQLEGTENRIKIERDNYNATVTTYNNYIQKFPGSIIAGMKGLKEKGMFKADAGAEKAPNVNELLNGK, from the coding sequence ATGAAAAAAGGTTGTATCATAGGAGGAGGAATATTTCTTGTATTGGCTGTAATAGGAATAGCTTTAGTAGGATACTGGATTTCTATGAGTAATCGTATTGTTGAGTTAGATAATGATTCTAAACAAAAATGGGGAAGCGTAGAAAGTGCTTATCAAAGAAGAGCAGATTTAATACCTAGTTTGGTTGCAACAGTCAATAAAGCTACCAATTATGAAAGAGAAACATTGACATCAGTTGTGGAAGCTAGAGCTAAAGCTACTTCTGTTCAAATAGATCCTTCTAATCTTACTCCTGAAAAATTGGCAGAGTTTCAACAAGCTCAGGCAGGAGTTGGTTCAGCTTTAAGCAGGTTATTAGTATCTATTGAAAGATATCCTGATTTGAAAGCTAATCAAAGTATACTATCATTTCAAAACCAGTTGGAAGGTACTGAAAACAGAATTAAAATTGAAAGAGATAATTATAACGCTACTGTAACGACTTATAACAATTATATACAAAAATTTCCGGGAAGTATTATTGCCGGTATGAAAGGTTTAAAAGAAAAAGGAATGTTTAAAGCAGATGCAGGAGCAGAAAAAGCACCCAATGTTAATGAACTTTTAAACGGTAAATAA
- a CDS encoding glycosyltransferase has protein sequence MHGSFRLKLSIIIAVFNRKDELQDLLNSLVKQSDKDFEVVIVDDGSSEKLESCALKYSDKLDIKYFYKENSGAGLARNYGVRLASGNYFIFLDSDCIAPDNYIYKVRSNLISKYVDAFGGADSADASFNNLQKAISYSMTSLLTTGGIRGNKKSVDKFQPRSFNMGISKEAFQVTGGFSELRIGEDPDLSLTLWEKGFQTRFFNDCKVFHKRRTSLKKFSRQVYHFGIARPILNLRHPEYVKLTFWFPSLFFIYTIVSLSLLFSYYTNLPFLVKVLATIPFLFLSIYYALIFIDSTIKNKSIQVGFLSIVTTFIQFFSYGFGFLKSYIALNILKISPEKAFPSHYHTQS, from the coding sequence ATGCACGGTAGTTTTCGACTTAAACTTTCAATAATTATTGCAGTCTTCAATAGAAAAGATGAACTTCAGGACTTGTTAAATAGTCTTGTAAAACAGTCCGATAAAGATTTTGAAGTAGTAATTGTAGATGACGGTTCCTCAGAAAAATTAGAATCTTGTGCTTTAAAATATTCTGATAAACTGGATATAAAATATTTTTACAAAGAAAATTCCGGAGCAGGATTGGCTCGTAATTACGGTGTAAGACTTGCCTCCGGAAATTATTTTATTTTTTTGGATTCCGATTGTATTGCTCCAGATAATTACATATATAAAGTTCGGTCTAACCTCATATCAAAATATGTGGATGCTTTTGGAGGAGCAGATTCAGCGGATGCAAGTTTTAATAATTTACAAAAAGCAATTTCGTATTCTATGACTTCGCTTTTAACTACCGGAGGAATTAGAGGGAATAAAAAATCAGTGGATAAGTTTCAACCCAGAAGTTTTAATATGGGAATTTCAAAAGAGGCTTTTCAAGTTACCGGAGGTTTTTCAGAACTGAGGATTGGAGAAGATCCGGATTTAAGTTTAACTTTATGGGAAAAAGGGTTCCAAACCCGTTTTTTCAACGATTGCAAAGTTTTTCACAAAAGAAGAACCTCATTAAAAAAATTTTCTAGGCAAGTGTATCATTTTGGAATAGCGCGTCCTATTTTAAATTTACGACATCCTGAATATGTCAAATTAACATTTTGGTTTCCCAGCTTGTTTTTTATCTATACTATAGTTTCTTTAAGTTTACTGTTTTCTTACTATACTAATTTACCTTTTTTAGTAAAAGTTTTAGCCACCATTCCGTTTTTATTTTTAAGTATATATTATGCATTGATTTTTATAGACTCAACAATTAAAAATAAAAGTATTCAAGTCGGATTTTTGTCAATTGTTACAACATTTATACAATTTTTTTCCTATGGATTTGGCTTTCTAAAATCATATATTGCTTTAAATATTTTAAAAATTAGTCCGGAAAAAGCATTTCCTTCACATTATCATACCCAATCTTAG